One segment of Streptomyces bathyalis DNA contains the following:
- a CDS encoding GMC family oxidoreductase gives MSGQERLGGLVAALLADDGSKAWPGAVPRRLGSVLGTMPAAARTGVRAAAAAVDAYAAVRTGRRLHGLTPDERETVLASLASRRALLPVLDAVKVPVMLAAGTERMIHEEPAPPPVSAPEDPPLDCVPSVEWPDRSTADAVVIGSGAGGAIAARTLARAGMRVLVLEEGRRHTTAEFGRRAPLDRFGELYRDGGGTIALGNPPVVLPVGRAVGGTTVVNSGTCYRTPDHVLTRWRDSYGLGMADADSFGECLDEVERTLQVATAPLDVLGRNGRTALLGAEKLGWQAAPLRRNATNCKGSCQCVVGCPTGAKQSVQLSVLPDACAAGARIVTGAYVQRVLVEKDRPGGPRACGVVVRRPDGSELEILSPLVVVAAGALHSPPLLRRSGLGGHPRLGRNLAIHPAASVAGRFTEPVTAWRGVLQSVGVEELHSDGILIEATAGPPGMGSFVLPGVGRALRRELDGAESLATLGAMIADLPSGRVMGARRTLLRYDLARRDGERLMRAVGAMGKVLFAAGAEEVLTGIPAAPKAHSQAQLEKMLRGLTAKQLHLSAFHPTGTVALGADPQTAPADTEGRLRGVQGVLIADGSALPSCPEVNPQLTIMATALAVSGAAATVAQSA, from the coding sequence ATGAGCGGTCAGGAACGGCTCGGCGGCCTGGTTGCCGCGCTTCTCGCGGACGACGGCAGCAAGGCGTGGCCGGGTGCCGTACCCCGCCGTCTGGGCTCCGTGCTCGGCACGATGCCCGCAGCCGCACGTACCGGAGTCCGGGCCGCGGCTGCCGCCGTCGACGCCTACGCCGCGGTCCGGACCGGGCGCCGCCTGCACGGGCTCACCCCGGACGAGCGAGAGACGGTGCTGGCCTCGCTCGCGTCACGCCGGGCGCTGCTGCCCGTGCTGGACGCGGTGAAGGTGCCGGTGATGCTCGCGGCCGGCACGGAGCGCATGATCCACGAGGAGCCCGCTCCCCCGCCGGTGTCCGCGCCGGAGGATCCGCCGCTGGACTGTGTGCCGTCCGTGGAGTGGCCCGACAGATCGACGGCCGACGCCGTCGTCATCGGTTCCGGCGCGGGAGGCGCCATCGCGGCCCGCACGCTCGCCCGCGCGGGCATGCGGGTCCTGGTACTGGAGGAGGGCCGGCGGCACACCACGGCAGAGTTCGGGCGCCGGGCGCCGCTCGACCGGTTCGGGGAGCTCTACCGCGACGGCGGCGGGACCATCGCGCTGGGCAACCCGCCGGTCGTACTGCCCGTCGGGCGGGCCGTCGGCGGCACCACCGTCGTCAACTCCGGTACGTGCTACCGCACTCCGGACCATGTGCTGACCCGCTGGCGCGACTCGTACGGGCTGGGCATGGCCGACGCGGACTCCTTCGGCGAATGCCTGGACGAGGTGGAACGCACCCTCCAGGTCGCCACCGCGCCCCTCGACGTCCTGGGCCGCAACGGGCGCACTGCGCTGCTCGGCGCCGAGAAGCTCGGCTGGCAGGCGGCACCGCTGCGCCGCAACGCGACGAACTGCAAGGGTTCTTGCCAGTGCGTCGTCGGCTGCCCCACGGGCGCGAAGCAGAGCGTGCAGCTGTCGGTGCTGCCCGACGCCTGTGCCGCCGGCGCGCGGATCGTCACGGGTGCGTATGTGCAGCGCGTCCTCGTCGAGAAGGACCGGCCGGGCGGTCCTCGGGCGTGCGGTGTCGTCGTACGCCGCCCGGACGGCAGCGAGTTGGAGATCCTCAGCCCCCTCGTCGTGGTCGCGGCGGGAGCCCTTCACTCACCGCCGCTGCTGCGCCGGTCGGGTCTGGGCGGTCACCCGCGGCTCGGACGCAACCTGGCGATCCATCCGGCCGCGAGTGTGGCGGGCCGCTTCACGGAGCCCGTCACCGCCTGGCGGGGCGTGCTGCAGAGCGTCGGTGTGGAGGAGCTTCACAGCGACGGCATCCTCATCGAGGCGACCGCCGGGCCGCCCGGCATGGGCTCGTTCGTGCTTCCCGGAGTGGGACGTGCCCTGCGCCGGGAGCTGGACGGCGCCGAGTCCCTCGCCACGCTGGGCGCGATGATCGCGGACCTGCCCTCGGGCCGCGTCATGGGAGCCCGCCGCACCCTGCTGCGCTACGACCTGGCACGCCGGGACGGGGAGCGGCTGATGCGGGCCGTCGGGGCGATGGGCAAGGTCCTCTTCGCGGCGGGCGCGGAGGAGGTCCTCACCGGCATCCCTGCCGCCCCGAAGGCACACTCGCAGGCCCAACTCGAGAAAATGCTGCGGGGGTTGACCGCCAAGCAGCTGCATCTGTCGGCGTTCCACCCCACCGGGACGGTGGCACTGGGCGCCGACCCGCAGACCGCTCCGGCCGACACCGAGGGGCGGTTGCGTGGCGTGCAGGGGGTGCTGATCGCCGACGGTTCCGCGCTGCCCAGCTGCCCGGAGGTGAATCCTCAGCTGACGATCATGGCCACGGCTCTGGCCGTCAGCGGAGCGGCCGCAACGGTGGCACAGAGTGCCTAA
- a CDS encoding aspartate/glutamate racemase family protein — protein sequence MSARVCVLHTVAALPGVFAPLLRELAPGVRPYHVVDESLLADTVEHGQLPRTTARLAAYVTHAEAAGARAVLVTCSSIGPAAEAARALVGIPVLRVDDPMAAEAVRAGPRIAVLATLDSTLAPTADLVRRHADAQGVRAVVTTTTCPGAYEARLAGDAGEHDRLIAQEARRLASGHDVLVLAQASMSAAVGALGEDGTGIPVLTSPRSGTAQLAAIR from the coding sequence GTGAGTGCGAGAGTGTGCGTGCTGCACACGGTCGCGGCGCTGCCCGGCGTCTTCGCCCCGCTGCTGCGCGAGCTGGCGCCGGGCGTGCGTCCGTACCACGTGGTGGACGAGAGCCTGCTGGCGGACACCGTCGAACACGGCCAACTACCCCGTACCACCGCACGCTTGGCCGCCTACGTGACACACGCCGAAGCGGCGGGTGCCCGCGCTGTGCTCGTCACCTGTTCCTCGATCGGCCCCGCCGCCGAAGCCGCACGCGCGCTCGTGGGGATCCCAGTGCTGCGCGTCGACGACCCGATGGCGGCCGAAGCGGTGCGCGCGGGCCCGCGCATCGCTGTACTCGCCACCCTGGACTCGACCCTCGCCCCGACCGCGGACCTCGTACGCCGCCATGCGGACGCCCAGGGCGTGCGCGCCGTCGTCACCACCACGACGTGCCCGGGAGCCTACGAAGCCCGGCTGGCCGGCGACGCCGGGGAGCACGACCGGCTCATCGCCCAGGAGGCCCGGCGGCTCGCCTCCGGGCACGACGTGCTCGTGCTCGCGCAGGCATCGATGTCGGCGGCCGTCGGCGCGCTCGGTGAGGACGGCACAGGTATCCCCGTGCTCACCTCACCCCGCAGCGGCACCGCCCAACTCGCCGCGATCCGCTGA
- a CDS encoding FGGY-family carbohydrate kinase translates to MTSQSNPRIGTTPHTRASTPLLAGIDIGSTHCKALICTPDGTVLARAHRATPRNPDQHTHDADELTGAALDALTDCVRAAGRAPHTVGLTGMAETGVPLDRHGAPLGPVLAWNDPAPAPHAETLRRRCGAAELHARTGVLPSAKVPLARWCWLREHHPELLKRMRQWAGAADLVARALTGRVGTDATFAQRSMAWEPGTDGAALGRWSAELLAEAGLTPAQMPHVHQPGCPVGPVTRAAARRLGLRAGTHVVVAGHDHLVGAWIAGARRAGLAADSMGTAEAVLTVSGAPPDRAAAAAEGMSWGRHADGEHWITLAGMASSGALVEWFCDRFLVGREQGQGGGPEPATRYAEFARLVERCGRRVNGHGPALPSGITVEPYLQGRSAPHPDPAARLAVHGMAARHGPADLALALLEGAAYQARWMADVQAELTGTEPRSVTLLGGSTRQRTWTALKAAVTPWTTEICTEPEAPALGAAAWGGAAIGLDPASIRPATTSVQADRQAAAAHRDAYRDRFLPRVTRQFAGPGQPDPPDERPDRLERRERRDMAG, encoded by the coding sequence ATGACAAGCCAATCGAACCCCCGCATCGGAACCACCCCCCACACCCGCGCGAGCACGCCGCTGCTCGCCGGTATCGACATCGGCAGCACCCACTGCAAGGCCTTGATCTGCACCCCCGACGGCACCGTGCTGGCACGGGCGCACCGCGCCACACCCCGCAATCCCGATCAACACACGCATGACGCCGACGAGTTGACCGGCGCCGCCCTCGACGCACTCACCGATTGCGTACGTGCCGCGGGCCGCGCTCCCCACACCGTCGGACTGACCGGCATGGCCGAGACCGGCGTGCCGCTCGACCGGCACGGGGCACCCCTCGGTCCCGTACTCGCCTGGAACGACCCGGCACCCGCCCCGCATGCCGAAACGTTGCGCCGCAGATGCGGCGCGGCGGAACTGCACGCACGGACCGGCGTCCTGCCCAGCGCCAAGGTTCCCCTGGCCCGCTGGTGCTGGCTGCGCGAACACCACCCCGAGTTGCTCAAGCGCATGCGGCAGTGGGCGGGCGCCGCCGACCTCGTGGCGCGTGCGCTGACCGGGCGGGTCGGCACCGACGCGACGTTCGCCCAGCGCAGCATGGCCTGGGAACCTGGAACCGACGGCGCCGCACTCGGCCGGTGGAGCGCGGAACTCCTCGCCGAGGCCGGCCTGACCCCCGCACAGATGCCGCACGTCCATCAGCCCGGCTGTCCCGTCGGCCCCGTCACCCGGGCGGCGGCCCGGCGCCTCGGACTGCGTGCCGGCACCCACGTCGTCGTCGCGGGGCACGACCACCTCGTGGGCGCCTGGATCGCGGGCGCACGCCGCGCGGGTCTGGCCGCCGACTCCATGGGAACCGCCGAAGCCGTGCTCACCGTCTCGGGCGCTCCGCCGGACCGTGCCGCCGCCGCGGCCGAAGGCATGTCGTGGGGACGGCATGCGGACGGCGAACACTGGATCACCCTTGCGGGAATGGCGAGTTCGGGCGCGCTCGTCGAATGGTTCTGCGACCGCTTCCTCGTCGGGCGGGAACAGGGGCAGGGGGGCGGACCCGAACCGGCAACCCGCTACGCGGAGTTCGCCCGTCTCGTCGAGCGCTGCGGCCGCCGGGTGAACGGGCACGGACCGGCCCTGCCCAGCGGCATCACCGTCGAGCCCTACCTTCAAGGACGCAGCGCCCCGCACCCCGACCCGGCGGCACGCCTCGCCGTGCACGGGATGGCCGCACGCCACGGCCCGGCCGACCTCGCGCTCGCCCTGCTGGAGGGGGCCGCGTACCAGGCTCGCTGGATGGCCGACGTACAGGCCGAGTTGACGGGCACCGAGCCGCGCTCCGTCACGCTGCTCGGCGGCTCCACACGCCAGCGAACCTGGACCGCGCTGAAGGCGGCCGTCACCCCGTGGACCACCGAGATCTGCACCGAACCGGAGGCGCCCGCCCTGGGAGCGGCGGCGTGGGGCGGCGCCGCCATCGGCCTCGACCCGGCCTCGATCCGCCCCGCGACCACCTCGGTTCAGGCCGACCGCCAAGCCGCCGCGGCACACCGCGATGCCTACCGGGACCGGTTCCTGCCCCGTGTCACGCGGCAGTTCGCAGGTCCCGGGCAGCCGGACCCGCCGGACGAACGGCCGGACCGGCTGGAACGGCGCGAGCGCAGAGACATGGCGGGATAA
- a CDS encoding FadR/GntR family transcriptional regulator, which translates to METLPRETIVDVLENKLREEILTGSHPAGSYLPPERELADGYGVTRTTLKHAFGRLVQSGLLETRHGVGTRVRDFVRLGGADLLPMLVRHSPEWMGEIFEVRRSVGALIAERAAMKATAEQRQELRALLAAVREAESGGDVQLADIEVHRALARATGNRVYTLLTNTLFNAYLPMRQHLVGPFLDPDEAHGRLEPVVSAVGAGDAKAAHEAADAYLASTERIMLDGLGIA; encoded by the coding sequence GTGGAGACTCTGCCCCGCGAGACGATCGTCGACGTACTGGAGAACAAACTCCGCGAGGAGATCCTCACCGGATCCCACCCCGCAGGGAGTTATCTGCCTCCCGAGCGTGAGCTGGCCGACGGCTACGGCGTCACGCGGACCACGCTCAAGCACGCCTTCGGCCGGCTCGTCCAGTCGGGTCTGCTGGAGACCCGTCACGGAGTCGGCACGCGCGTACGGGACTTCGTACGTCTCGGCGGCGCCGACCTGCTGCCCATGCTGGTGCGGCACAGCCCCGAGTGGATGGGCGAGATCTTCGAAGTGCGGCGCAGCGTCGGCGCGTTGATCGCCGAACGGGCGGCGATGAAGGCGACCGCCGAGCAGCGCCAGGAACTGCGGGCGCTGCTGGCCGCCGTCAGGGAGGCCGAGAGCGGCGGCGACGTGCAGCTCGCGGACATCGAGGTGCACCGCGCGCTCGCCCGCGCCACCGGCAACAGGGTCTACACGCTGCTGACCAACACCCTCTTCAACGCCTACCTGCCGATGCGCCAGCACCTCGTCGGCCCGTTCCTGGATCCGGACGAGGCGCACGGCCGGCTGGAGCCCGTCGTCTCAGCGGTCGGCGCGGGCGACGCAAAGGCGGCGCATGAGGCGGCGGACGCGTATCTGGCTTCCACCGAGCGCATCATGCTCGACGGCCTCGGGATCGCCTGA
- a CDS encoding SDR family NAD(P)-dependent oxidoreductase produces MGNRDSRVEIEYSTDVQEDVMKVAIVTGGSSGIGRSAAMQIAARGNGVILTYSANRQGGLDTVAAIEKEGGTAVALPLDVGDTNSFPAFHDAVFAALRDTWQRENFEYLVNNAGFGQMAMFEDTTEELFDKFMRVLLKGPYFLTQKLLPLMADGGAIVNTTSNSALVSGLEPGYSAYGTMKGGLIVLTRYMAKEFSTRGIRVNGVAPGSTRTRIADDAFERFPEVIPALAEKTALGRVGEPDDVGKVIATLLSDESGWVTAQNIEVSGGYNL; encoded by the coding sequence ATGGGAAACAGAGATTCCCGTGTGGAGATCGAGTACTCCACTGATGTGCAGGAGGACGTCATGAAGGTCGCCATCGTCACCGGCGGAAGCTCGGGCATCGGACGGAGCGCGGCGATGCAGATCGCCGCGCGGGGAAACGGAGTGATCCTCACCTACAGCGCCAACCGGCAAGGGGGCCTGGACACGGTGGCGGCGATCGAGAAGGAGGGCGGCACGGCGGTGGCACTGCCGCTCGACGTCGGCGACACGAACAGCTTTCCCGCCTTCCACGACGCCGTGTTCGCCGCGCTGCGCGACACCTGGCAGCGCGAGAACTTCGAATACCTCGTCAACAACGCCGGCTTCGGGCAGATGGCCATGTTCGAGGACACCACCGAGGAACTCTTCGACAAGTTCATGCGGGTCCTGCTCAAGGGGCCCTACTTCCTGACGCAGAAGCTGCTGCCGCTGATGGCCGACGGCGGAGCGATCGTGAACACGACCAGCAATTCCGCGCTCGTGTCCGGTCTGGAGCCCGGATACTCGGCCTACGGAACGATGAAGGGCGGCCTCATCGTGCTGACGCGCTACATGGCCAAGGAGTTCAGCACGCGGGGCATCCGCGTCAACGGCGTCGCTCCCGGCTCGACCCGTACCCGCATCGCGGACGACGCGTTCGAGCGGTTCCCCGAAGTGATCCCGGCCCTCGCGGAGAAGACCGCGCTCGGCCGCGTCGGCGAACCCGACGACGTCGGCAAGGTGATCGCCACCCTGCTCTCCGACGAGAGCGGCTGGGTGACCGCGCAGAACATCGAGGTCTCGGGCGGCTACAACCTCTGA
- a CDS encoding GH1 family beta-glucosidase, translating into MSANCDERSGGLVLRRAGEGGVAEVPYVVAVLTDDGRCLPVPVDGTDRHDDGRVTARGHAHGFSAELRLAPPSQDACGAELTVRRTAETAARAGLRAELRLGPLESGDPGWLIPGVFYGHNRLPDCTRPYPRYEAGVCDVPSMTADAWSFRADRCATPAVFARDEAGGAALVLGAECGSLGENGVGFALLPGGRPALRLHAPYREEPLSYYGSSEPRPAETPVHTWQPGETHTLDFTVHLLDADPHAYAPVLRAHHERGTGPGRAGPASAPAAWSGLAETAELTAHGLHRWHYRPDPPVLLETAAFDREALGERGDRQAMHVSWISGVPYAHALLLYARRTSDEEKATAAIGVLDHIAGNLTPGGTFWGQWTRQQGWNAGWTPDRRRLHSRTLGDATLFLLRALVAERERGTDHPGWEHAVRSNLAAAVAGQDAVSGRLPAALDSRTGRAVDHDGGAGLSWIAPLVEAAGAFGEPSLLEAARRAGAHHAEDVRAEFLCGAPEDVSLAPTSEDGYNALIAYTLLHEADPGDPRWLDLARRAADWTLTFRYTYDVHFAEDTLLGRYGYRTRGADQASPSNQHLHAFGLICLPETVRLARHLDDPYYLRSARENLDCCRQFVARRDGDFNAYRGMVSERFYQTECFQAKGMLLTLSHAWSAGVLLYACEAARGLPEFRGEFPDGREEFTPEETADEAHEQAQPGQRGETPRQEEHVLRFPEGFRWGTATSAYQVEGATDADGRGESIWDRFCRVPGAVENGDTGETACDMYRRAHEDIGLMTRLGINAYRFSLAWPRIVPDGTGRVEPRGLAHYDRFIDALLERGVSPLVTLYHWDLPQPLQERGGWRVRGTAEAFAEYAGVCFEAFGDRVRDWVTVNEPWIAGLLGHQLGIHAPGEKDLAGSVRAMHHLLLAHGLAAAQAGPTLRTGIAHSLFPHTPADPASEADRAAAHASDGYVNRWFLDAVHGRGYPADMRHHWERAAGTLDFVRDGDMETTAARSDFIGVNYYTRRLVSARSEQEPDAEGGPWPWKVEPGRPGVPRTDLGWEIVPADLTALLIRLHREYPGVPLMVTENGGIFDDGPGPDGAVHDERRTEFIRAHLAAVHRALEAGAPVEGYYHWSLIDNFEWAMGYRPRFGLVHLDRDTQRRTVKDSGHWYARVARSGKLWL; encoded by the coding sequence GTGTCCGCGAACTGCGATGAGCGATCCGGCGGGCTGGTTCTGCGCCGCGCCGGCGAAGGAGGCGTCGCCGAAGTCCCGTACGTCGTAGCCGTGTTGACGGACGACGGCCGGTGTCTGCCCGTGCCGGTCGACGGGACCGACCGTCACGACGACGGCCGCGTGACCGCGCGCGGCCACGCGCACGGCTTCTCGGCGGAACTGCGGCTGGCGCCCCCGAGCCAAGACGCCTGCGGCGCCGAACTCACCGTCCGCCGCACCGCGGAGACCGCCGCACGTGCCGGGCTGCGGGCCGAACTGCGCCTCGGCCCCCTCGAGTCGGGCGACCCCGGCTGGCTGATCCCCGGCGTCTTCTACGGGCACAACCGGCTGCCAGACTGCACGCGCCCCTACCCGCGCTACGAGGCAGGCGTGTGCGACGTACCGTCCATGACCGCCGACGCCTGGTCCTTCCGCGCGGACCGGTGCGCCACGCCCGCCGTCTTCGCCCGCGACGAGGCGGGCGGCGCCGCGCTCGTACTCGGCGCCGAGTGCGGCAGCCTCGGTGAGAACGGCGTCGGCTTCGCGCTGCTGCCCGGCGGGCGGCCGGCACTGCGCCTGCACGCCCCGTACCGCGAGGAGCCCCTCAGCTACTACGGCTCCTCCGAGCCCCGGCCCGCCGAGACGCCGGTCCACACATGGCAGCCGGGCGAGACCCACACCCTGGACTTCACTGTCCACCTCCTCGACGCCGACCCCCACGCCTACGCGCCGGTGCTGCGCGCCCATCACGAGCGAGGGACGGGACCGGGCCGGGCCGGTCCGGCGTCAGCGCCCGCCGCATGGTCCGGCCTGGCGGAGACCGCCGAGCTCACGGCGCACGGGCTGCACCGCTGGCACTACCGGCCGGATCCGCCCGTGCTGCTGGAGACCGCGGCGTTCGACCGTGAGGCGCTCGGGGAGCGCGGTGACCGCCAGGCCATGCACGTCTCCTGGATCAGCGGCGTCCCGTACGCGCACGCCCTGCTGCTGTACGCACGCCGCACCTCGGACGAGGAGAAGGCGACAGCGGCGATCGGCGTGCTCGACCACATCGCCGGGAACCTCACGCCGGGCGGCACCTTCTGGGGGCAGTGGACCCGTCAGCAGGGCTGGAACGCCGGCTGGACCCCGGACAGGCGGCGGCTGCACTCCCGCACCCTGGGCGACGCCACGCTGTTCCTGCTGCGGGCTCTCGTGGCGGAGCGCGAGCGCGGCACGGACCACCCGGGATGGGAGCACGCGGTGCGCTCCAACCTCGCCGCCGCGGTGGCCGGGCAGGACGCCGTCAGCGGACGGCTGCCCGCCGCCCTCGACAGCCGCACCGGCAGGGCTGTGGACCACGACGGCGGCGCCGGCCTGTCCTGGATCGCCCCGCTCGTCGAAGCCGCCGGCGCGTTCGGCGAGCCCTCCCTGCTGGAGGCGGCGCGCCGGGCGGGGGCGCACCACGCCGAAGACGTACGGGCCGAATTCCTCTGCGGCGCACCGGAAGACGTCTCCCTCGCTCCCACATCGGAGGACGGCTACAACGCGCTGATCGCCTACACGCTGCTGCACGAGGCCGATCCGGGAGACCCGCGGTGGCTGGACCTCGCGCGCCGCGCCGCCGACTGGACGCTGACCTTCCGCTACACCTACGACGTGCACTTCGCGGAGGACACCCTGCTCGGCCGGTACGGCTACCGCACACGCGGCGCCGACCAGGCGTCACCGTCCAACCAGCATCTCCACGCTTTCGGGTTGATCTGCCTGCCGGAGACCGTCCGCCTCGCGCGGCACCTGGACGATCCGTACTACCTGCGCTCCGCACGCGAGAACCTCGACTGCTGCCGGCAGTTCGTCGCCCGCCGTGACGGCGACTTCAATGCCTACCGAGGGATGGTCAGCGAGCGCTTCTACCAGACGGAGTGCTTCCAGGCCAAAGGCATGCTGCTCACGCTCTCCCACGCCTGGTCCGCCGGAGTGCTGCTCTACGCGTGCGAGGCGGCGCGCGGACTGCCCGAATTCCGCGGCGAATTCCCGGACGGGCGTGAGGAGTTCACTCCGGAGGAGACGGCGGACGAGGCGCACGAGCAGGCGCAGCCCGGGCAGCGGGGGGAGACGCCGCGGCAGGAGGAGCACGTGCTCCGCTTTCCCGAGGGCTTCCGGTGGGGGACGGCCACGTCCGCGTACCAGGTCGAGGGAGCCACCGATGCCGACGGGCGGGGCGAGTCGATCTGGGATCGCTTCTGCCGGGTGCCGGGCGCCGTCGAGAACGGCGACACGGGTGAGACCGCCTGCGACATGTACCGCAGGGCCCACGAGGACATCGGTCTCATGACCCGGCTCGGCATCAACGCCTACCGCTTCTCCCTCGCCTGGCCGCGCATCGTTCCCGACGGAACCGGCCGCGTCGAACCCCGCGGCCTCGCCCACTACGACCGCTTCATCGACGCACTCCTGGAGCGCGGCGTCAGCCCGCTCGTCACGCTCTACCACTGGGACCTGCCGCAGCCATTGCAGGAGCGGGGCGGCTGGCGCGTACGCGGGACGGCGGAGGCGTTCGCCGAGTACGCCGGCGTCTGCTTCGAAGCGTTCGGCGACCGGGTACGCGACTGGGTGACCGTCAATGAGCCGTGGATCGCCGGGCTGCTCGGGCACCAACTCGGCATCCACGCACCGGGGGAGAAGGATCTGGCCGGATCGGTGCGGGCGATGCACCATCTGCTGCTGGCACACGGCCTTGCCGCCGCACAGGCGGGCCCCACGCTACGGACCGGCATCGCCCACAGCCTCTTCCCGCACACTCCCGCCGACCCTGCGAGCGAAGCCGACCGCGCGGCGGCTCACGCCTCCGACGGCTACGTCAACCGCTGGTTCCTCGACGCCGTGCACGGCCGCGGCTACCCCGCGGACATGCGCCACCACTGGGAACGGGCCGCCGGGACGCTGGACTTCGTCCGCGACGGTGACATGGAGACCACCGCGGCCCGCAGCGACTTCATCGGCGTCAACTACTACACGCGGCGCCTCGTCAGCGCCCGCAGCGAGCAGGAACCGGATGCGGAGGGAGGGCCGTGGCCGTGGAAGGTCGAGCCCGGGCGGCCGGGAGTGCCGCGTACCGACCTCGGATGGGAGATCGTCCCGGCCGACCTGACCGCGCTGCTGATACGCCTGCACCGGGAATACCCCGGGGTCCCGCTGATGGTCACCGAGAACGGCGGCATCTTCGACGACGGACCGGGCCCGGACGGCGCGGTGCACGACGAGCGGCGCACCGAGTTCATCCGCGCCCATCTCGCCGCCGTGCACCGGGCGTTGGAGGCAGGAGCACCCGTCGAGGGTTACTACCACTGGTCCCTCATCGACAACTTCGAGTGGGCCATGGGCTACCGGCCGCGCTTCGGGCTCGTACATCTCGACCGGGACACGCAGCGCCGCACCGTAAAGGACAGCGGCCACTGGTACGCCCGGGTGGCGCGCAGCGGCAAGCTCTGGCTCTGA